From the Halomonas sp. MCCC 1A13316 genome, the window ATGATCACTGGCTGGCACGCTTCGACAGCCTGGGTCTGGGAGGGCTGACGCGCAACCTTGCGGCCCACTGCGTGGTCGAAGCCGATGACGGCAATCGGCTGACGCTGCGCCTGGACCCTTCTCAGGAGGCCATGAACGCCGAAATTCATGTGCGCCGCGTGCAGGAGGCACTGGCCACCATTGGTGTGTCGCGCCAGTTGGCAATAGTGCCGGGACCATTGCCAGCGGAGGTGGAAACGCCCCGGCAGCGCGCTGAACGGATCGCCGCCGAGCGTCACGCAGAGGCCGTGGCAGCCCTGCAGCGCGACCCGCATGTCCGGCAGTTGCAGGATGCCTTCGGCGCACGCTTAATCGAATCGAGCGTCAAGCCGGCGGAAATGGCGCCAAGGGCCTGATACCAACAGTTTCACTTTGCCAAGCGAGAGGAACGATCATGATGAAAGGCGGAATGGGCAACCTGATGAAACAGGCCCAGGAAATGCAGCAAAAGATGCAGCGCGTTCAGGAGGAAGTCGCCAAGGCCGAGGTGACCGGCGAAGCCGGCGCCGGCATGGTCAAGGTGACGATGAACGGCCGGCACGACGTGAGCAAGGTCGACATCGACCCCAGCGTCATGGAGGAGGACAAGGAGTTGCTCGAGGACCTGCTGGCCGCGGCGGTCAACGATGCCGTGCGCAAGGTCGAGGTCAGCTCGCGCGAGAAGATGGAAGAGGCCACGGCGGGGCTCAACCTGCCGCCGGGTTTCAAGATGCCTTTCTGACTCGATTGAGACCGGCTGCGCTCTGCCATGCGGCGTTAACCATCGTTAGAGGTATCGAATGAGTTTTTCCCCCCTCGTCGAGAGGCTGATGGAGTCGCTGAGGGTACTGCCGGGCGTAGGCCCCAAGACAGCGCAGCGCATGGCAATGCACCTGCTCGAGCGCGACCGCGACGGCGGGCGATGCCTCGCCGCCGTACTCGAGCAGGCCATCGAGCAGGTGGGCTATTGCCAGCGCTGCCGCACTCTCACCGAGGAAGAGGTCTGCGGCCTGTGCACCAGCAGCCGGCGCGACGACGCCCTGCTGTGCGTGGTAGAGTCGCCGGCCGATCAGTTGGCCATCGAGGAGGCTGGCGGATTTCGAGGCCGCTATTTCGTTCTCCATGGTCATCTCTCGCCGCTGGATGGCATCGGCCCCGAGGACATCGGGCTCGAACAGCTCGAGGCGCGCGTTGCCGAGGGCGGAGTCAGCGAGGTGATCCTGGCCACCAATCCGACGGTGGAGGGCGAGGCCACGGCGCACTATATTGCCGCTCAGCTCACGCCCCACGGCGTCACGCTCTCGCGTCTGGCCTATGGTGTACCCATGGGCGGTGAACTCGAATATGTCGACGGTGGCACCCTCAGTCGTGCCTTTAACGGACGCCTGCCGTTTCGTGGCGATTGACGCCGCTTCACTGTTTTCCCCTGCTGGACGAACGCATGACCCTGACCCCCGAGATACGCTGGATCGACACACCCGAGGCACTGGATGCCGCATGCGCCGAGGTGGCGCAGGCCGAGGTCATCGCGCTGGATACCGAGTTCTTTCGCGAAAAGACCTTTCACCCGGTCCCGGCGCTGATCCAGTTTTCCGTCGGTGGTCCGGTCTGGCTGGTCGATCCGCTGACGGTCGGCTGTACCGAGTCCTTTCGCCAATTGCTTGGCGAGGGGCCGCTGAAGTTACTGCATGCCAGCAGTGAAGACCTCGAAGTGCTGGCGCACTGGGCCGGTGTCACGGTGGCCCCGCTGGTGGATACGCAGGTGGCTCAGGCCTTGCTGGGGGAGGATGCGGCCATGGGCTACCAGCGCCTGGTGCAACATTGGACCGGCGAGACCCTGCCCAAGGACGAGACCCGCTCCGACTGGCTGCAGCGCCCGTTGAGCGATTCCCAGCGGCTCTATGCGGCGCTCGACGTCGTCTTCCTGCTCGAGGTCTGGAAATACCAGCGAGAAGCGCTGGAGCAGCAAGGGCGGCGCGAATGGCTCGAGGCCGACTGTCGTGAACTATTGGCCCAGGCGCTACGCAGCGACGCGGCCGATGAGCAGTGGTACCGCCGTCATCGCCAATTGTGGCGGCTTGCGCCGCGCCAGATCGAGGCGTACCGGCTGCTGACAACCTGGCGCGAGGGTGAGGCGAGGCGACGTAATCTACCGCGGGGCTGGCTTTTCAGCGACCGGGTGCTCTACGGCATCGCCGAACGGATGCCCGAGAATCGCTATCAGCTCGCCGAAATCGAAGACATCAAGCCGAGCCAGATCAAGCGTGATGGCGACACGCTGTTGGCGCTGGTGAAGCAGGCGCACCAATGCGAGGAGGCGGCGCTGCCGCCTGTACAGCCCTCGCCGCTGGGGGCGGATTACAAGCGACGCATGAAGGCCCTCAAGCGGGTCGTGAACGAGCGTGCCGAGACTCTGGGTCTGGCGCCGGAAGTACTGATGCGCAGGCGCGACCTCGAGGCCATGATCGCCGCCGACCTGGCCGCCGAGCCGCTGCCCCTTCCCCAGGGGTGGCGTGGCGAGTGCCTTTCGGCCCCCCTGGCACAGGCACTGGACGAGGTGAAAGCCGAATGACGGATGACCGCATGCAAGGCGACAAGTTGTTGTGTGAGATCTTCAAGAGCTCGCGCAAGGACGAAATGTATCTCTACGTGGACAAGCGCCAGGGGCTTGCCGAGGTGCCCGAGGCATTGCTCGAACGCTTCGGCAAGCCGGTCTCGACCATGACCGTGATCCTTACACCTGAGAAGACACTGGCGCGCGCCAAGACAAGCGATGTCATGGCCGCCATCCGCGACAAGGGGTTCTATCTGCAAATGCCGCCGGTGAAGGACGAATATTTGTTGGACCTTTATCGGACGCCTACGGAAGCTCGCTATTGACCATGCGTGAACGTTTCTGGGAGCGCTTCGACCTCGAGGAACTCACCGCCGAGGAGTGGGAGGCACTGTGCGACGGCTGTGGCCAGTGTTGCCTGCTCAAGTTCCAGGACGACGAGAGCGGAGATCTCGCCGTGCTCGGCGTGGCCTGCGAGCTACTGGACCTTCACAGCTGTCGCTGCAGTGACTACCCCAATCGTCAGGCTCGTGTGCCCGACTGTGCTCGGCTCACCCCACAGCGTGTCGACGAGTTCCGCTGGTTGCCGAAGTCCTGTGCCTATCGCCGTATTGCGGAGGGGCGCCGGCTGGCCGGTTGGCATCCGCTGATCTCCGGCGACCCGGATCGGGTGCATCGCAAGGGGATCAGCGTGCGCAGCTTTGCCGTTTCCCAGCGGGACGTGCCCGAAGATGAGCTGGAAGACTATATCATTGCCATACTGCCGATCGACGGTTGACCCCTCCAAAGACTGAGCGTGGCTGGTGCCGCTCCAGCCATGGCTTAAGTCTCAGGCCTTCTTTTTCGCATCAGTCGCTTGATACACCATTTCACCCTAGCTGCTGATGGTCATTTTTCCCGTTCCCCATGATGCTGCGTGTTGCTATCTGTAACTTTGTGTTGCGGAGGTGGGCGATTCGAATGGCTTGGCTAGCTATGCAAGCTGAATGGAGGGGATCATGAAACGGGTATGGATGACAACGGCAGGGCTGGCGTTTGGCGCCATCGTGACGACGAGCGCCCTGGCACAGTCACAGGTCTGGACCGAGCCTCTCAGCGATGAGGAGATGGCCGCGCGCTGGCACGCTCTCTTCAATGAAGGTGTCGTGCTGAGCGATGAGGAGCTGGACGAATTGCTGAAATGGTTGCCGCCGCCAGGCGCTGGGGGCTTGGGGGCTGGCCTGGATGGCTCCCTTGGCGGCGAGGGGGGAGGTTTAGTTCTCGCCGGGCGCAGCTCTACACCCGATGCCGATAGCGACGACAACGGCGGCGTCGACAACGGTGACAGCGGCGATGGCGACAGCGGCGGCGGCGACAGCGGCGGCGGCGACAGCGGCGGCGACGACAACGGCGACGGCGACAACGGCGACGGCGACAACGGCGACGGCGACTACGGGGGTGGCGACAACGGCGGCGGCGATAGCGACGGCGGTGACAGCGGCGATAGCGTCGGCGGTGACAGCGGCGGCGGCGACAACGGCGGCGGCGACAGCGGCGGCGGCGACAACGGCGGCGGCGACAGCGGCGGCGGCGGTGACAACGGCGGCGGCGACAACGGCGGCGGCGATAACGGCGGCTATAACGGCGGCGGCTCTGGTGGTGGCGACACCGGTGGCATCGGTGGTTCAGGCAATGGTGGGGGCGAAGGTGGGGGCGGCTCCGGCGGTGGCGGCAGCGGTGGCTCCGGCGGTGGTGACAGCGGTGGTTCCGGTGGCGGTGACAGCGGTGGCTCCGGCGGCGGGAGCAGTGGTGGCTCCGGCGGCGACAGCGGTGGAGCAAGCGGCGGCGCTGGAGGTGGCAGCGGCGGCGGTGCCGGTGGCGGTAGTGGTGGGGGGGGCGGAGGAGGCGGCGCCTGATTTTGCTTCCCTTGAAGAGACCCGGCCTATGGCCGGGTCTTCTTTATGCGGCGCTTAAGCTTCCTTGTTGGCTAGCCCCAAGGCCCAGAGAATGAAGGCGTCCTGGCGTGCATTGTCATGCCATGCCTTGAACCGGCCCGAGGCACCGCCATGCCCGGCAGCCATATCGGTGCGCAGCAGCACGGGGCCGCGTGCGGAGTCCATCTCGGTCAGTCGGGCATAGAGCTTGGCAGGTTCCCAATAGGGGACCCGGGAGTCGTGCCAGCTGCCTTGGAGGAAAAGCGTGGGGTAGGGTTGGGGGGAGAGGTTGTCCAACGGTGAGTAGTCGCGGATACGCTTGCGTGCGCCCGGATCGTCGGGATTGCCCCACTCAGTATACTCGGCGGTAGTCAGCGGCAGGTCGGGATTCTCCATGGTGCGTAACACGTCGACGAAGGGGACGTCGAGCACGGCCGCACAGAACGCCTCGGGCGCCAGGTTGAGGCTGGCTCCGACCAGTAGCCCGCCGGCACTGGCGCCGTAGGCGGCGATGCGCTCGCCGTCGCTGAGTCCTTTTTCCACCAATGCGTTGCGCGCCGCCAGGAAGTCGCGGAAGCTGTTCTCCTTGTGCTCTAGTTTGCCTGCCAGATACCAGGGCTCACCCCGGTCGCCGCCACCGCGAACGTGGGCGACGGCAAAGGCAACGCCGCGGGCGAGCAGTTCGAGCCTGGCAACCGAGAACCAGGGGTCGAGGACTTCGCCATAGGCCCCATAGCCGTAGAGCAGGGTGGGCAAGGGGTGGCCGGCAAGGTCGGCACGCATCACCACCGATACCGGTATGCGTTCGCCATCGTGGGCACGCGCCCAGATCCGCTCGCAGCAGAGGTCTGCCGGCTGCAGGTTGCCGTGGATCGGCTGCGACTTGAGGACGACTCGCTCCCCACTGTCGAGGTCGTGCTCGAGCCAGCGTACCGGCATGACGAAGGACTCTTCACGCAGGCGCAGACGGCGACTGTCGAAATGTGGCACGTCGCCGAGCATAACGCTGCAGGGAGATTCCGGCAGCGTCAGGTGCTCGTCGCACCGTGTGCGGTGGCAAGCATCGAGTTCGACGATGCGGATGCGGACCTGAGCCTCATGGTGGTCGCGCTCGCTGATGGCCAGGCCCCAGTCAAAGGCCTCGACGTCCTCGAGCGTGGTGTCATCGCGATGATCGATCAGCAGTTGCCATTGAGCCTCGAAGTCGTGCTCGTCGGCCACGTCCAGGCGAAAATGTGGTGCGTTGCGGTTGTGCAGAACGTAGAAATGCCCGGGACGGTGCTCCAGTCCATACTCAACACCTTTCTCTCGCGGTCGAAAACAGCGTGGTGTCTGCTCAGGCGACAGGGCCGGCAGCAGGTGGCATTCGCTCGTGTCCTTGGAGGCAATCTCCAGCACCAGCCACTGGCGGGAGCGGGTCTTGCCCAATCCGAGCCAGAACTCGGGATCGTCCTCGCGCAATATCAGTGAAGGCTCGCCGGCCTGGCCTTCACTGAGTGGCAAGCGCCAAATGCTGTCCGGGCGCTGTGTGGCATCGTAACGAGTGAACAGCAGGGTGACGTTGTCTTCGGCCCAAGCCAGCTCCGCACCGATCTCCTCCAGCAAGAGGTGTGGCTCGCCGTCGGGCAGTGCCTTGAGATAGAGTGAGAAGCGCTCGTCGCCATTGGTGTCCTCGGTCCAGGCCAGCCAGCGTTCGTTGGGCGACAGCGCTATGTCACCCAGTTCGAGGTAGTGCTCTGGCGCTGCGCGAGCCTCCAGGTCGAGAAAGACGCTTGCCTGTTCCTCACGGCCATTGGGATGGCGCCACCACACCGGATAATCCGCATTGACTGCCGTCTCGCTCCAGTAGGTATGGTGATCGAGCGCAGTGCGCAGCCCGTGAACCGCCAGCTCACGTCGTGCCAGGTGGCCGTGATAGAGCCGCTCGACCAGGCTCTCGAGGGGCGCCATCCAGGCCTGGGATTCCTCGTTGGCGGCTTCGAGAAAGGCCTGAACGCGCGCATCGTCGCGTTCTTCCAACCAGTGCCACTCGGGATCTTCGGCGCGTCTAAACCGTTCGACTGGTGAAGGAGGGGGCTCGCTGTTGGTTGCAGTGATAGACGAATGATGTGGCGGCTGTGCTTTCATTGGGTCGCGTGTACCATACTCAAGGTGACTTTCCATCCTGTACGATCCGTCAAGGGGCGGGCCGTGACGCGTAAAACGAGGTATCGATGCTGACATCCGATTCGATGTCCCTACTATGGCTGACCTATCTGGGTTTGTCGCTGGTCGTGCTGGTGACCGGCTACCTGGGATTGGCCTTCCTGCCACGCCTGCTGCGCCTTCCGATTACCTG encodes:
- a CDS encoding YbaB/EbfC family nucleoid-associated protein, coding for MMKGGMGNLMKQAQEMQQKMQRVQEEVAKAEVTGEAGAGMVKVTMNGRHDVSKVDIDPSVMEEDKELLEDLLAAAVNDAVRKVEVSSREKMEEATAGLNLPPGFKMPF
- the recR gene encoding recombination mediator RecR — translated: MSFSPLVERLMESLRVLPGVGPKTAQRMAMHLLERDRDGGRCLAAVLEQAIEQVGYCQRCRTLTEEEVCGLCTSSRRDDALLCVVESPADQLAIEEAGGFRGRYFVLHGHLSPLDGIGPEDIGLEQLEARVAEGGVSEVILATNPTVEGEATAHYIAAQLTPHGVTLSRLAYGVPMGGELEYVDGGTLSRAFNGRLPFRGD
- the rnd gene encoding ribonuclease D, translated to MTLTPEIRWIDTPEALDAACAEVAQAEVIALDTEFFREKTFHPVPALIQFSVGGPVWLVDPLTVGCTESFRQLLGEGPLKLLHASSEDLEVLAHWAGVTVAPLVDTQVAQALLGEDAAMGYQRLVQHWTGETLPKDETRSDWLQRPLSDSQRLYAALDVVFLLEVWKYQREALEQQGRREWLEADCRELLAQALRSDAADEQWYRRHRQLWRLAPRQIEAYRLLTTWREGEARRRNLPRGWLFSDRVLYGIAERMPENRYQLAEIEDIKPSQIKRDGDTLLALVKQAHQCEEAALPPVQPSPLGADYKRRMKALKRVVNERAETLGLAPEVLMRRRDLEAMIAADLAAEPLPLPQGWRGECLSAPLAQALDEVKAE
- a CDS encoding YcgL domain-containing protein, giving the protein MTDDRMQGDKLLCEIFKSSRKDEMYLYVDKRQGLAEVPEALLERFGKPVSTMTVILTPEKTLARAKTSDVMAAIRDKGFYLQMPPVKDEYLLDLYRTPTEARY
- a CDS encoding YcgN family cysteine cluster protein yields the protein MRERFWERFDLEELTAEEWEALCDGCGQCCLLKFQDDESGDLAVLGVACELLDLHSCRCSDYPNRQARVPDCARLTPQRVDEFRWLPKSCAYRRIAEGRRLAGWHPLISGDPDRVHRKGISVRSFAVSQRDVPEDELEDYIIAILPIDG
- a CDS encoding S9 family peptidase: MKAQPPHHSSITATNSEPPPSPVERFRRAEDPEWHWLEERDDARVQAFLEAANEESQAWMAPLESLVERLYHGHLARRELAVHGLRTALDHHTYWSETAVNADYPVWWRHPNGREEQASVFLDLEARAAPEHYLELGDIALSPNERWLAWTEDTNGDERFSLYLKALPDGEPHLLLEEIGAELAWAEDNVTLLFTRYDATQRPDSIWRLPLSEGQAGEPSLILREDDPEFWLGLGKTRSRQWLVLEIASKDTSECHLLPALSPEQTPRCFRPREKGVEYGLEHRPGHFYVLHNRNAPHFRLDVADEHDFEAQWQLLIDHRDDTTLEDVEAFDWGLAISERDHHEAQVRIRIVELDACHRTRCDEHLTLPESPCSVMLGDVPHFDSRRLRLREESFVMPVRWLEHDLDSGERVVLKSQPIHGNLQPADLCCERIWARAHDGERIPVSVVMRADLAGHPLPTLLYGYGAYGEVLDPWFSVARLELLARGVAFAVAHVRGGGDRGEPWYLAGKLEHKENSFRDFLAARNALVEKGLSDGERIAAYGASAGGLLVGASLNLAPEAFCAAVLDVPFVDVLRTMENPDLPLTTAEYTEWGNPDDPGARKRIRDYSPLDNLSPQPYPTLFLQGSWHDSRVPYWEPAKLYARLTEMDSARGPVLLRTDMAAGHGGASGRFKAWHDNARQDAFILWALGLANKEA